The proteins below come from a single Alnus glutinosa chromosome 9, dhAlnGlut1.1, whole genome shotgun sequence genomic window:
- the LOC133877350 gene encoding serine/threonine-protein phosphatase PP2A-3 catalytic subunit-like: MDSVPSNAHGNLDEQISQLMQCKPLSEQEVRVLCDKAKEILMEESNVQPVKSPVTICGDIHGQFHDLAELFRIGGKCPDTNYLFMGDYVDRGYYSVETVTLLVALKVRYSQRITILRGNHESRQITQVYGFYDECLRKYGNANVWKIFTDLFDYFPLTALVESEIFCLHGGLSPSIETLDNIRNFDRVQEVPHEGPMCDLLWSDPDDRCGWGISPRGAGYTFGQDISEQFNQTNNLKLIARAHQLVMEGYNWGHEQKVVTIFSAPNYCYRCGNMASILEVDDCKGHTFIQFEPAPRRGEPDVTRRTPDYFL; this comes from the exons ATGGATTCGGTCCCTTCGAATGCGCATGGGAACCTGGACGAGCAGATTTCGCAGCTCATGCAGTGCAAGCCCTTGTCCGAGCAAGAG GTAAGGGTGCTGTGTGATAAGGCTAAGGAGATATTAATGGAAGAAAGCAATGTCCAG CCTGTTAAAAGCCCTGTTACAATTTGTGGCGATATTCATGGGCAGTTTCATGACCTTGCAGAGCTTTTTCGCATTGGAGGGAAG TGTCCAGATACAAATTACTTGTTTATGGGAGATTATGTTGATCGTGGCTACTACTCGGTTGAAACTGTAACT CTTCTGGTGGCCTTGAAAGTGCGTTATTCTCAACGTATTACTATTTTGAGAGGAAATCACGAAAGCCGTCAG ATTACTCAAGTTTATGGGTTCTATGATGAGTGCCTGCGGAA GTATGGTAACGCCAATGTTTGGAAGATCTTTACAGATTTGTTTGACTATTTTCCGCTGACAGCATtg GTTGAATCTGAAATATTTTGCCTGCATGGTGGATTGTCCCCTTCCATTGAAACCCTTGATAACATTCGTAATTTTGACCGTGTTCAAGAAGTTCCTCATGAGGGCCCAATGTGTGATCTTTTATGGTCTGACCCAGATGATCGTTGTGGTTGGGGTATCTCACCCAGGGGTGCTGGATACACGTTTGGCCAG GACATATCTGAGCAGTTTAACCAAACTAATAACCTAAAGTTGATTGCAAGAGCTCACCAGCTGGTTATGGAGGGATATAACTGGGGTCAC GAACAAAAAGTGGTTACCATATTTAGTGCACCTAATTATTGTTATCGCTGTGGAAACATGGCATCCATCCTGGAAGTTGATGACTGCAAGGGCCACACATTCATTCAG TTTGAGCCTGCTCCAAGGAGGGGAGAACCTGATGTAACCCGGAGAACGCCTGATTACTTCCTATGA